From Spirosoma aerolatum, one genomic window encodes:
- the ruvB gene encoding Holliday junction branch migration DNA helicase RuvB — protein sequence MRNDFLKGSADGMTATDKEIERALRPLSFEDFTGQEKVLENLEVFVRAAMQRGEALDHVLLHGPPGLGKTTLSHIIANELNANIKMTSGPVLDKPSDLAGLLTNLQPNDVLFIDEIHRLNPIVEEYLYSAMEDYKIDIMLDSGPNARSVQIKLNPFTLIGATTRAGMLTSPLRARFGISCRLEYYDAKLLTSIVQRSAAILGTPIDEAGAFEIARRSRGTPRIANNLLRRTRDFAQVKGNGYINVAIAEIALSALDVDQNGLDDMDNRILMTIIDKFKGGPVGITTIATACGEEAETIEEVYEPFLIQEGFLKRTSRGREATEKAYRHLGIMPNFRTGELFG from the coding sequence ATGCGAAACGACTTTTTGAAAGGTTCGGCCGATGGCATGACCGCTACCGACAAAGAAATTGAACGCGCACTCAGACCACTCTCGTTCGAAGATTTCACGGGTCAGGAAAAAGTGCTTGAAAATCTTGAAGTGTTTGTTCGGGCTGCTATGCAACGGGGGGAGGCACTCGACCATGTATTGCTTCATGGGCCTCCAGGGCTGGGTAAAACAACGCTGTCGCACATTATTGCCAACGAGCTTAATGCCAACATAAAAATGACCTCTGGGCCTGTGTTGGACAAACCCAGCGATTTGGCAGGCCTTTTGACCAATCTTCAGCCAAACGACGTTTTATTCATTGACGAAATTCACCGACTCAACCCAATTGTGGAAGAGTATCTGTATTCGGCAATGGAGGATTACAAAATCGATATTATGCTTGATTCGGGCCCGAACGCCCGGAGCGTTCAGATCAAGCTAAATCCATTTACCTTAATTGGCGCAACAACCCGTGCTGGTATGCTTACTTCACCGCTACGGGCTCGGTTTGGCATTAGCTGCCGGTTAGAGTATTACGATGCAAAGCTTCTGACCAGTATCGTTCAACGGTCAGCGGCTATTCTGGGAACACCTATTGACGAGGCAGGAGCCTTTGAAATTGCCCGGCGGAGCCGGGGAACACCACGGATTGCCAATAACTTATTGCGTCGTACCCGCGACTTTGCTCAGGTAAAAGGAAATGGCTATATAAACGTCGCTATTGCCGAAATTGCTTTAAGTGCGTTGGATGTCGACCAGAATGGTCTGGATGATATGGACAATCGTATTCTGATGACGATCATCGATAAGTTTAAGGGGGGGCCGGTAGGTATCACAACTATTGCTACCGCTTGTGGTGAAGAGGCTGAAACGATAGAAGAGGTCTATGAGCCGTTTCTGATTCAGGAAGGTTTTCTGAAACGCACATCTCGCGGACGAGAGGCAACCGAGAAAGCATACCGTCATCTGGGTATCATGCCCAACTTCCGGACGGGTGAATTGTTCGGGTGA
- a CDS encoding PKD domain-containing protein: MLSFSSTIRVVGLWALLFLVAGLTTSWAQGFKISGKACIPDQECGTDSLTFTDTSAIKATTHVWNFGDGTTLTKQRDSVAKHVYTQPGFYTVTLTRTVNGVTQTSERNINVSTPPPSFTNWRTDTTICKGETITLDPYAGTTQQGFRYIWYPKGDTTQSIQVDSSGCYSVEAISPNGCSYQNRINVDVCGEKKESQGVKWYFGQNAGLDFSGGGTPKPITDGSLSTIEGSSSIANTKGILLFYTDGITIYGKDGKPLKSLVPGDTNAVQIPLDGSPRSTQSALIVPKPTCRGCEYLYYVYTTSEIRGKKTLTYSVVDMRQNGGKGAIVEKNILLSGQGTEQAASVENKRDSTYWVITRIYGTNKFEVRHLTRGESADPVTYTGGQVLDSLSNAEGYIKIGPADTTSGNEGNRPMAVVIPGPPKNSVEIYTFNDSTGVLKYERTIDLGPTPPKAYGAEFSPDGKSLYVTMLADTNSNGSQKGASYILKYDLTQTDSLVSKSKTVVDSSTTRQYGSIQIGPDGRIYVAVKGSNSLATIENPNGGLLDSLIFTPNGQSLGGKTSQLGLPNLVANFNDQSSGPGLTYADTCVNAPTVFTIGPNCPKLKEAYTLDFGDGSRPYSTTSAQPVTHGYAKPGVYYPTLRIITRTSTGGICKDTLIKDTLTILETPPDINLGADTAICNKKGITLDIKVQAKVYVWLVNGAIASRQKTITLDRPGYYIVVGLAANGECFKSDTIEVQIKPTPSLDLGPDTVFCYRSSVSIRVPQQTWTQFQWSNGETTRSINVTKAGTYTVTAQSTVNGTTCENSDTIRVAELPKLRMAANLTGPTACTSADGAIQVTTTPAGTYEYNWTRADGSILTGVGSQQLSLTEGGYAVTVSDTLHDCKADTAFTLKSPQNQLAINPLIKDALCSIPNSGTISITVTGGTAASYSWYGPNNTVIATSPVLGQVSPGLYKVQIVDDKGCKALKDSIKVGLDSTGFARLGPDTLKCNGLTIVLAPLSGDIPGNVYQWSTGATSPSITIAQPGSYSVTVRNTQSGCEGRSSIRVGERPPPPFSLTQQASLCEGDQGRATLTAGGAAGLKFFWVNRNDTTRSILVDRAGDYQVKVTDPLGCTAIGSTRVLNLCEPRVNIPDAFTPNNDGVNDVLQIFTAYVTDYEFRIYNRWGEVIFASDNPEQKWDGTYHGSTYPSMLYPYVVTYKSESFPERGRVTKRGSVLLIR; encoded by the coding sequence ATGTTAAGTTTTAGCAGTACTATTCGTGTTGTCGGACTCTGGGCCTTACTATTTCTAGTAGCAGGATTGACTACGTCCTGGGCTCAAGGGTTCAAAATTAGTGGAAAGGCCTGTATTCCTGACCAGGAGTGCGGGACCGATTCCCTTACGTTTACAGATACATCGGCTATTAAAGCCACTACGCATGTCTGGAATTTTGGCGATGGAACTACGCTTACGAAGCAACGGGACTCAGTAGCCAAGCACGTGTATACACAACCGGGTTTTTATACAGTCACACTGACCCGAACCGTTAATGGCGTAACCCAGACCAGCGAGCGGAATATAAACGTGAGTACGCCCCCGCCCTCCTTTACAAACTGGCGTACCGATACAACCATCTGTAAAGGGGAAACCATTACACTCGATCCATATGCTGGTACAACGCAGCAAGGGTTTCGCTATATCTGGTATCCTAAAGGCGATACAACGCAGTCTATTCAGGTTGATAGTTCTGGATGCTATTCGGTGGAAGCTATCAGCCCCAATGGCTGTTCCTACCAGAATCGTATCAATGTAGATGTATGCGGTGAAAAGAAGGAATCTCAGGGGGTAAAGTGGTATTTTGGGCAGAATGCAGGTCTGGATTTTAGCGGAGGTGGAACCCCAAAACCGATCACGGATGGTAGTTTAAGTACAATAGAGGGCTCATCATCAATTGCCAATACCAAAGGCATTTTGCTTTTCTATACCGATGGCATCACCATTTATGGGAAAGACGGTAAACCATTGAAGTCCCTCGTACCAGGCGATACAAATGCGGTTCAGATACCATTAGATGGTAGTCCTCGCTCAACGCAATCGGCTCTGATTGTTCCCAAACCAACCTGCCGGGGTTGCGAATACCTATACTATGTGTACACCACTTCTGAAATTCGTGGTAAAAAAACATTGACGTATAGTGTAGTCGATATGCGTCAGAATGGGGGTAAAGGGGCGATTGTCGAAAAAAATATCCTGCTCTCGGGCCAGGGAACTGAGCAGGCGGCATCGGTTGAGAACAAACGTGACTCCACCTATTGGGTAATCACTCGCATATATGGAACCAATAAATTCGAAGTTCGACACCTGACTCGTGGCGAAAGTGCTGACCCGGTAACCTATACGGGAGGGCAGGTACTGGATTCCTTGTCGAATGCCGAAGGGTATATTAAAATTGGTCCAGCCGATACAACTAGTGGTAATGAAGGCAATCGACCCATGGCAGTTGTGATTCCGGGTCCTCCCAAAAACTCCGTTGAAATTTATACATTTAACGATTCAACGGGCGTATTGAAATACGAACGAACGATCGATCTGGGCCCTACCCCTCCGAAAGCCTATGGGGCTGAGTTTTCGCCTGATGGAAAGAGCCTGTATGTAACGATGCTGGCCGATACCAATTCGAATGGTAGTCAGAAGGGTGCATCCTACATTCTGAAATATGATCTGACGCAAACGGACTCCCTGGTCTCAAAGTCAAAAACGGTTGTCGATAGTAGTACAACCAGGCAATATGGATCTATACAGATTGGACCCGACGGACGAATTTATGTGGCTGTAAAAGGAAGCAACTCACTAGCAACCATCGAGAATCCAAACGGGGGTTTGCTTGATAGCCTGATTTTTACCCCAAACGGACAGTCGCTTGGTGGAAAAACAAGCCAGTTGGGATTACCGAACCTGGTTGCAAATTTTAATGATCAGTCGAGTGGGCCGGGACTTACCTATGCCGATACCTGTGTTAATGCCCCCACGGTATTTACCATAGGGCCCAACTGCCCCAAACTAAAAGAAGCCTATACACTGGATTTTGGGGATGGTAGCCGTCCCTATTCAACAACGTCGGCTCAGCCTGTTACTCATGGATACGCGAAACCGGGGGTCTATTATCCTACGCTTAGGATTATTACCCGGACTAGCACAGGTGGTATCTGTAAAGACACTCTGATCAAAGATACCCTAACCATTTTGGAAACACCGCCCGATATAAATCTGGGTGCCGATACGGCGATATGTAATAAGAAAGGCATTACGCTAGATATAAAAGTGCAGGCAAAAGTGTATGTCTGGCTGGTGAATGGGGCTATCGCGAGCAGGCAAAAGACCATCACCCTCGATCGGCCCGGTTACTACATTGTGGTAGGGCTGGCTGCCAATGGCGAATGTTTTAAAAGTGATACCATAGAGGTCCAGATCAAACCTACGCCCTCACTCGATTTGGGCCCCGATACGGTATTTTGTTATCGATCCAGCGTCTCTATACGAGTCCCCCAGCAAACGTGGACTCAGTTTCAGTGGAGTAATGGAGAAACGACCCGCTCAATTAATGTAACAAAAGCAGGTACGTATACGGTTACAGCCCAGTCGACGGTAAATGGAACCACTTGCGAAAACTCGGATACTATTCGTGTGGCCGAATTGCCCAAACTGCGCATGGCTGCTAACCTGACTGGTCCCACTGCCTGTACATCGGCCGATGGAGCCATACAAGTGACAACGACTCCAGCCGGAACGTACGAATATAACTGGACACGGGCCGATGGCAGTATTCTTACGGGGGTAGGGAGTCAGCAATTAAGCCTTACTGAAGGGGGGTATGCGGTGACCGTATCCGATACATTGCACGACTGTAAGGCCGATACCGCTTTCACATTGAAGTCGCCCCAGAATCAACTCGCGATTAATCCGTTGATAAAAGATGCCCTGTGTAGTATCCCGAACAGTGGAACCATTAGTATAACGGTTACGGGAGGAACTGCTGCCAGTTACAGCTGGTATGGACCGAACAATACGGTCATTGCTACATCACCTGTGCTGGGTCAGGTATCGCCCGGCCTTTACAAGGTTCAGATCGTAGATGACAAGGGCTGTAAAGCCTTGAAAGATAGTATTAAGGTCGGGCTCGATAGTACTGGATTTGCTCGATTAGGCCCTGATACGCTCAAGTGTAATGGCCTTACGATTGTGTTGGCTCCGTTATCGGGTGATATCCCTGGTAATGTGTACCAGTGGAGTACCGGAGCAACAAGCCCAAGTATAACCATCGCCCAACCGGGTTCGTATAGCGTGACCGTTCGAAATACTCAGTCCGGTTGTGAAGGGCGAAGTAGTATTCGAGTCGGTGAGCGGCCACCGCCACCTTTCTCCCTTACTCAACAGGCTTCGCTTTGTGAAGGTGATCAGGGACGGGCCACACTTACAGCCGGTGGTGCCGCTGGATTAAAGTTCTTTTGGGTAAACCGAAATGATACTACCCGATCCATACTTGTAGACCGGGCAGGCGATTATCAGGTCAAAGTGACCGACCCATTGGGTTGCACGGCAATAGGTTCGACGCGAGTACTTAACCTATGTGAGCCTCGGGTAAATATTCCAGATGCCTTTACGCCCAACAATGATGGTGTAAACGATGTGCTGCAAATATTTACAGCGTATGTTACCGATTACGAATTCCGAATTTATAATCGCTGGGGCGAAGTAATTTTTGCCAGCGATAATCCTGAGCAGAAATGGGACGGAACCTACCATGGCTCTACATATCCATCCATGCTTTATCCCTACGTGGTGACCTACAAAAGTGAGTCATTTCCTGAACGTGGACGGGTCACAAAAAGGGGGTCGGTATTGCTCATCCGATAG
- a CDS encoding PorP/SprF family type IX secretion system membrane protein gives MIKKYILTILTLALSRAAFAQDPQFTQFYAAPLYLNPAFAGSALAPRITANYRNQWPAITNYVTTMVSVDHFFEKYNSGVGLLIQNDNQGQGRIQSTDIGLQYAYQFQVGEASFVRLGLQGSYVSRSINYFGLTTGDQFTDRGFITGSVSNDPVLLASGLPPQKYVDFSTGGLFYSDWFWVGLSAHHINRPDQGFFIGGRERLPVKTSIQAGLRIPLMGFTGLADELDREISISPVVMYKHQGKYDQLDLGAYLTYSPLTIGAYYRGIPFKKYDQTLNNHDAVAALIGWRMDKFSIGYSYDVTISTLGNSGGSHELSISYIFDKPEGRRAGVKRRDKKLPCPKF, from the coding sequence ATGATTAAGAAATACATACTGACCATTTTGACACTGGCTTTGAGCCGGGCGGCCTTTGCGCAAGACCCCCAGTTTACCCAGTTTTATGCCGCTCCGCTCTACCTGAACCCAGCGTTTGCTGGTTCAGCGCTGGCTCCGCGCATTACCGCCAATTATCGAAATCAATGGCCAGCGATTACAAACTACGTAACAACGATGGTTTCGGTCGACCATTTTTTCGAAAAATACAATAGTGGCGTGGGTCTTTTGATTCAAAATGATAATCAGGGTCAGGGAAGGATTCAATCTACCGATATAGGGTTGCAATATGCATACCAATTTCAGGTAGGCGAAGCGTCGTTTGTCCGCTTGGGCTTACAAGGCTCGTATGTCAGTCGAAGCATCAATTACTTCGGCCTTACTACAGGCGATCAGTTCACTGACCGTGGCTTCATTACGGGCAGCGTTTCCAACGACCCAGTCTTGCTGGCGAGTGGACTCCCACCTCAAAAATACGTCGATTTTTCGACGGGTGGCCTTTTTTATTCAGATTGGTTCTGGGTGGGTTTGTCAGCGCACCACATCAATCGGCCCGATCAGGGGTTTTTCATCGGGGGGCGTGAACGGCTGCCCGTTAAAACCAGCATCCAGGCAGGGCTTCGCATTCCGCTGATGGGCTTTACGGGGCTAGCCGACGAACTGGATCGTGAAATCAGTATCTCACCCGTGGTGATGTACAAACACCAGGGCAAATACGACCAATTGGATTTGGGGGCTTATCTGACTTATTCGCCGTTGACGATCGGTGCTTATTACCGGGGAATTCCCTTCAAAAAATACGACCAGACCCTCAACAACCATGATGCAGTAGCCGCTCTGATTGGCTGGCGCATGGACAAGTTTTCGATTGGCTACAGCTATGACGTAACTATCTCGACACTTGGCAATAGCGGTGGTTCGCACGAACTATCGATCTCTTATATTTTCGACAAGCCTGAGGGCCGCCGAGCCGGCGTAAAACGACGTGATAAGAAACTACCTTGTCCGAAGTTTTGA
- the ettA gene encoding energy-dependent translational throttle protein EttA, which yields MSQETIIFSMAGVSKNIPPNRQILKNIYLSFFYGAKIGVLGLNGSGKSTLLRIIAGIDKNYTGEVVFSPGYSVGMLEQEPKFESGKTVREVVEEGVQEVVNLLKEFDEINEAFADPDADFDKLIARQGEVQEKLDHYNAWELDQKLERAMDALRCPPADALIDNLSGGEKRRVALCRLLLQQPDVLLLDEPTNHLDAESVLWLEEHLRQYAGTVIAVTHDRYFLDNVAGWILELDRGEGIPWKGNYSSWLEQKQNRLAREEKSESKRQKTLQRELEWVRMAPKARQAKSKARLGAYEKLLNEDAKQRDEKLEIFIPAGPRLGAKVIEAEEVSKAFGERLLFEHLGFQLPQGGIVGVIGPNGAGKTTLFKLITGRDKPDTGTFAVGETVKVAYVDQEHDGLDPNKTVFETISGGNEWIMLGGKQTNARAYVGRFNFTGSDQEKKLGTLSGGERNRVHLAMTLKEGANLLLLDEPTNDLDVNTLRALEEGLENFAGCAVVISHDRWFLDRIATHILAFEGNSQVYWFEGNFSEYEENRRKRLGTEATPTRIKYKKLG from the coding sequence ATGAGTCAGGAAACCATAATTTTCTCTATGGCTGGCGTGAGTAAAAATATTCCGCCTAACCGACAAATCCTAAAGAACATTTACCTTTCCTTTTTTTACGGTGCAAAAATTGGCGTTTTAGGCTTAAACGGCTCTGGTAAGTCGACCCTGCTACGCATTATTGCAGGTATAGACAAAAATTATACCGGAGAAGTTGTTTTCTCACCAGGTTATTCGGTAGGAATGCTCGAACAGGAGCCAAAATTCGAATCGGGCAAAACGGTTCGTGAAGTGGTAGAAGAAGGCGTACAGGAAGTAGTCAATCTCCTGAAAGAATTTGACGAAATCAATGAGGCCTTCGCCGACCCCGATGCCGATTTCGATAAATTGATTGCCCGGCAGGGTGAAGTTCAGGAAAAACTCGACCATTACAACGCCTGGGAACTGGATCAGAAACTCGAACGGGCTATGGACGCGCTTCGCTGCCCACCAGCCGACGCCTTGATCGATAATCTGTCGGGTGGTGAAAAACGCCGGGTTGCGTTGTGCCGTCTATTATTGCAGCAGCCCGATGTATTACTGCTCGATGAGCCTACCAACCACCTAGATGCGGAGTCGGTTCTGTGGCTCGAAGAACATCTGCGGCAATATGCGGGTACGGTTATCGCCGTTACGCACGACCGCTATTTTCTGGATAATGTAGCAGGCTGGATTCTCGAACTCGACCGGGGTGAAGGTATTCCCTGGAAAGGCAATTATTCGTCCTGGCTGGAGCAGAAACAAAATCGACTGGCTCGCGAAGAAAAATCTGAATCAAAACGGCAAAAGACGCTTCAGCGTGAGTTGGAGTGGGTGCGGATGGCTCCAAAAGCCCGTCAGGCTAAGTCGAAAGCGCGTTTGGGCGCTTACGAAAAACTGCTGAATGAAGATGCCAAACAACGCGACGAAAAGCTTGAAATATTCATTCCAGCAGGTCCACGACTAGGTGCTAAAGTGATTGAAGCCGAAGAGGTTTCGAAGGCATTTGGCGAGCGGCTTTTGTTCGAACATTTAGGTTTCCAGTTACCACAAGGGGGAATCGTAGGCGTCATTGGCCCAAACGGTGCTGGCAAAACGACACTATTTAAGCTCATCACCGGGCGCGATAAACCTGATACGGGTACTTTTGCCGTGGGCGAAACCGTAAAAGTCGCTTACGTAGATCAGGAGCATGATGGCCTTGACCCGAATAAAACGGTTTTTGAAACCATTTCGGGGGGGAATGAATGGATTATGCTGGGTGGTAAACAAACGAACGCTCGCGCTTACGTAGGTCGTTTTAACTTTACTGGATCAGATCAGGAGAAGAAGCTTGGGACACTGTCGGGTGGAGAGCGGAACCGCGTACATCTGGCGATGACCCTAAAAGAAGGTGCTAACCTACTTTTGTTGGACGAACCGACCAACGATCTGGACGTGAACACGTTACGGGCTTTGGAAGAAGGTCTGGAAAATTTTGCGGGTTGTGCCGTCGTGATCAGTCACGACCGCTGGTTCCTGGATCGGATTGCCACGCATATTCTGGCTTTTGAAGGTAATTCGCAAGTGTACTGGTTCGAGGGCAATTTCTCGGAATACGAAGAAAACCGTCGTAAACGCTTGGGTACCGAGGCCACGCCAACCCGCATAAAGTATAAGAAGCTGGGGTAA